In the Acidobacteriota bacterium genome, one interval contains:
- a CDS encoding DUF2029 domain-containing protein yields the protein MMKISPTFRRFLWLFALLNGLNGVRSALFSLFYPQVYRKDLVSGYLVAKALGHGVDPYLPLSELAVRFNLNSPAPIFPHPTPHTVAYGILMLPFSLLPYEKAAVAWMCFELICLAVFVWLMLRWLGRAPGLVISALLGVALLGWGPVMTDLLFGQLNLPLLCCLTCAWWWLRQQRDAPGGALLGLAIALKMMGWPIALFLLWQRRWRAAFSAAGVFLGLHAVAAALIGVAGLADYYLHKAPAVAKIYSHFYSNYSVWSLCLRWFEGTKQSIYPSLIAPPLLDFGSNARWLAVGGLLLVLGGSLYLAQRARYFDTAFSVLLCASLLVNPIAWDHYLVLMLLPLAVTLRRWLEHDGATGPLLVTVLSAVLFSLPSPVYRGYAVLFHTAVVPEENYVIPWAATLLTSLPTLLLLGWLWWIYRAERAVAVEQASVPATLEPQPVS from the coding sequence ATGATGAAGATTTCGCCCACCTTTCGGCGTTTTCTATGGCTCTTTGCGTTGCTCAACGGCTTGAATGGCGTGCGCTCGGCCCTGTTCTCGCTATTTTATCCGCAAGTCTATCGCAAAGATTTAGTCTCTGGATATTTGGTAGCCAAAGCGCTGGGGCACGGCGTTGACCCCTATCTGCCACTGTCGGAATTGGCCGTCCGCTTCAATCTCAACTCGCCCGCACCGATCTTTCCGCACCCCACGCCGCACACGGTGGCGTATGGAATCCTGATGCTCCCCTTCAGCCTGTTGCCTTACGAGAAAGCGGCGGTCGCTTGGATGTGTTTTGAGTTGATCTGTCTGGCGGTCTTCGTTTGGCTGATGCTGCGCTGGCTGGGGCGCGCGCCTGGTTTGGTTATCAGCGCGCTGTTGGGCGTGGCGTTGTTGGGCTGGGGGCCGGTGATGACCGACCTTTTATTTGGCCAGTTGAATTTGCCGTTGCTGTGTTGTTTGACGTGTGCTTGGTGGTGGTTGCGCCAGCAGCGGGATGCGCCGGGCGGCGCGCTGCTCGGCTTGGCTATCGCGTTGAAGATGATGGGCTGGCCGATTGCGCTGTTTTTGCTTTGGCAGCGGCGTTGGCGCGCGGCGTTTTCCGCCGCTGGTGTTTTTCTGGGGCTGCACGCGGTCGCGGCGGCGCTGATCGGCGTGGCCGGGCTGGCGGATTATTATCTGCACAAGGCTCCGGCCGTCGCCAAAATCTACAGCCATTTTTACTCGAATTATTCCGTCTGGAGTTTGTGTTTACGCTGGTTTGAAGGCACCAAACAATCCATCTATCCCAGTTTGATCGCGCCGCCCTTGCTGGATTTTGGCAGCAATGCCCGCTGGCTCGCCGTGGGCGGCTTGTTGCTGGTGTTGGGCGGCAGTTTGTATTTGGCACAGCGAGCGCGTTACTTCGATACGGCGTTCAGCGTGCTGCTGTGCGCCAGCTTATTGGTCAACCCGATTGCCTGGGATCATTACCTGGTGTTGATGTTGTTGCCGCTGGCGGTGACTTTGCGCCGCTGGCTGGAGCATGACGGGGCGACGGGGCCGCTGTTGGTCACCGTGCTTTCGGCGGTGCTCTTTTCGTTGCCCAGCCCTGTTTATCGAGGCTATGCCGTGCTGTTCCACACGGCGGTCGTGCCAGAAGAAAATTATGTCATCCCCTGGGCGGCGACGTTACTCACTTCGCTGCCGACGCTGTTGTTGTTGGGCTGGCTCTGGTGGATTTACCGGGCCGAGCGCGCCGTGGCGGTGGAGCAAGCCAGCGTACCGGCCACGCTGGAACCGCAGCCGGTTAGCTGA
- a CDS encoding M28 family peptidase, with protein MEEGADAAQRRRSAKSSRRASAKKSGKSARGRAKRSGGRRSRVRGRRGRRGRSRGGAAPIVRRKGFDEMIGSNPGALDGTDEEIAGAQIEEFKLRAYVKYLSDDLLEGRGTGTRGGLLAAKFIAAEFESMGLEPAAPDRTFFQQVPMIGVKTDPDTKLTVKSANGEAEFKFADDFVASTDLEQAEIPVNHEIVFVGYGVSAPEVPWNDYKNLDVKDKLVMMLVNDPPATAAEPNLFGGKALTYYGRWTYKFEEAARRGAAGVILVHTTESAGYGWQVVRTGWDGERFGLVPDEKTPTLKFKSWVTEETARKIAQLGGQDLDKLREAAKTRDFKPVALTAKVETTLKTKAQRVTAPNVVAILRGDTPAPPTPATGKSTGKNASKTAETAPPPDIKPLLRDEFVVYSAHWDHLGIRPDQVGDNIYNGAVDNATGIAGLLAIAKAYSNLEVKPKRSILFIATTAEEQGLLGAEFYTRNPLVPLNKTVADINVDSMNVLGMTSDITPLGADRSTLGKIIEEVCKENSITIAPDPRPEQGSFYRSDHFPFAKVGVPAVNFEPGDKFVGHPAEWGQEQFAEYNKNRYHQPTDEYSPNWDFSGMVQQARLAFWIGLRVADADEMPVWKKGDEFERARLKSLGQPMQE; from the coding sequence GTGGAAGAGGGCGCTGACGCGGCACAACGCCGCCGCAGCGCGAAAAGCAGCCGGCGTGCCAGCGCGAAAAAGAGCGGCAAGAGTGCGCGCGGGCGTGCCAAGCGTTCCGGCGGACGCCGTTCGCGTGTGCGCGGGCGGCGGGGACGGCGTGGCCGTAGCCGTGGCGGCGCTGCGCCCATTGTGCGCCGCAAGGGCTTCGATGAAATGATCGGCTCGAATCCGGGCGCACTCGACGGCACGGACGAAGAAATCGCCGGGGCGCAGATCGAAGAGTTCAAGTTGCGCGCCTATGTCAAATACCTCTCGGACGATTTGCTGGAAGGCCGTGGCACGGGTACGCGCGGCGGGTTGCTGGCAGCCAAATTCATCGCGGCGGAGTTTGAATCCATGGGGCTGGAACCGGCGGCGCCTGACCGCACCTTCTTTCAACAAGTGCCGATGATCGGCGTCAAGACCGACCCTGATACCAAGCTGACCGTGAAGAGCGCCAACGGTGAGGCCGAATTCAAATTCGCTGATGATTTTGTCGCCAGCACCGATCTGGAACAGGCCGAGATTCCGGTCAATCACGAGATCGTTTTTGTCGGCTACGGCGTGAGCGCGCCCGAAGTCCCCTGGAACGATTACAAAAACCTCGATGTCAAAGACAAGCTCGTAATGATGCTGGTCAACGATCCGCCCGCCACCGCTGCCGAACCGAATCTGTTCGGCGGCAAGGCGCTGACCTATTACGGGCGCTGGACGTACAAATTTGAAGAGGCTGCTCGGCGAGGCGCAGCGGGCGTAATTTTAGTGCACACGACCGAGTCTGCCGGATATGGCTGGCAGGTCGTGCGCACGGGCTGGGACGGCGAACGCTTTGGCCTGGTGCCGGACGAAAAGACGCCGACGCTGAAATTCAAATCCTGGGTGACCGAAGAAACCGCGCGCAAGATCGCGCAACTCGGCGGGCAGGATTTGGACAAACTGCGCGAAGCCGCCAAGACGCGCGACTTCAAACCCGTGGCGCTCACGGCCAAAGTCGAAACAACTCTCAAGACCAAAGCGCAGCGCGTCACCGCGCCCAACGTCGTCGCCATCTTGCGCGGCGACACGCCCGCACCGCCCACGCCAGCAACTGGCAAGAGTACGGGCAAGAATGCCAGCAAAACGGCGGAAACGGCTCCCCCACCGGACATCAAGCCGCTCTTGCGCGACGAATTCGTGGTGTATTCGGCGCACTGGGATCACCTGGGCATACGGCCTGACCAGGTGGGCGATAACATTTACAACGGCGCGGTGGACAACGCGACCGGTATCGCGGGGTTGTTGGCGATTGCCAAAGCGTATTCAAATTTGGAGGTCAAACCGAAGCGTTCGATCCTCTTCATCGCGACGACCGCCGAAGAACAAGGGTTGCTGGGCGCGGAGTTTTACACGCGCAACCCGCTGGTACCGCTGAATAAGACCGTCGCCGACATCAATGTGGATTCGATGAACGTGCTGGGCATGACCAGCGACATCACGCCGCTGGGCGCTGACCGTTCGACGCTGGGCAAAATCATCGAAGAGGTCTGCAAAGAGAACAGCATCACCATCGCGCCCGACCCGCGCCCCGAACAGGGTTCATTTTATCGTTCGGATCATTTCCCCTTTGCCAAAGTGGGCGTGCCCGCCGTCAATTTCGAGCCGGGCGATAAATTCGTCGGCCATCCCGCCGAATGGGGTCAGGAGCAGTTCGCCGAATACAACAAGAACCGCTATCACCAACCCACCGATGAATACAGCCCGAACTGGGATTTCAGCGGCATGGTGCAACAGGCACGACTGGCCTTCTGGATCGGCTTACGCGTGGCCGACGCGGATGAGATGCCCGTCTGGAAAAAGGGTGATGAATTCGAGCGGGCGCGGTTGAAATCGCTGGGACAACCGATGCAGGAATAG
- a CDS encoding type II toxin-antitoxin system VapC family toxin — translation MKRIFADTFYFIALLSPDDKDHQRAVEFSDGFVGQMVTTDWIITELADGMAKPASRQRFIQFLDMLRHDPDVHIVSLDKVLQEAGLEPYRRRPDKDWSLTDCISFVVMQREGLTEALTGDHDFTQAGFIALLE, via the coding sequence ATGAAGCGCATTTTTGCCGACACCTTTTACTTTATCGCGTTGCTCAGTCCTGACGACAAAGATCATCAGCGAGCCGTGGAATTCAGTGACGGCTTCGTTGGGCAAATGGTCACCACAGATTGGATCATCACAGAATTGGCTGACGGCATGGCGAAACCCGCCAGCCGCCAGCGCTTCATCCAATTTCTGGACATGTTGCGCCACGATCCCGATGTTCACATCGTCTCGTTGGACAAAGTGCTACAAGAAGCGGGCCTGGAACCTTATCGCCGCCGACCAGATAAAGACTGGTCATTGACCGACTGCATCTCTTTCGTAGTCATGCAGCGCGAAGGCTTAACGGAAGCTCTGACTGGCGATCACGATTTTACCCAAGCAGGGTTCATTGCCTTGCTCGAATAG
- a CDS encoding DUF2029 domain-containing protein, whose amino-acid sequence MHKIWSSFAPANVYRKDFINGYLLGQGLVKGVDPYQPMDALARQFAFNSPTRIFPHPTPHTVPCGLLIALLSGWGYERAAQLWLVFELLCLLAALVLLVRWWGTPAVLKWVALCGWALCGWGPLTEDLWVGQLNALLLLLLLLSWRSLRAGHELSGGALLGGALVLKLMAWPVVLFLLWQRRWRSVLAAGSVTLAGHLLALAWIGVEGVKRYYTEVGPTVTALYRGFDANFSAWTVGWRLFVGTEASFARGLVAPPLIAWPAAARLFTLLVPCLVLALGLALARRVKDFDVAFALLLCVSLLVNPVAWSHYLVIALLPLAVVWRYLRELDFPMALTRYTLLVTLVCSLPHSIIRNVAALFQTSVTATGSPVVPFAAGLLTLATAAALIALMFLLRRVEAHATEEVAPVMPAFQQQVSVAS is encoded by the coding sequence GTGCATAAGATCTGGTCGTCCTTCGCCCCGGCCAATGTTTACCGCAAGGATTTCATCAATGGCTACCTGCTGGGGCAAGGCTTGGTCAAAGGTGTTGACCCCTATCAGCCGATGGATGCGCTGGCCCGTCAATTTGCCTTCAATTCACCGACGCGCATCTTCCCGCATCCGACGCCGCATACCGTACCCTGTGGGCTTTTGATCGCGTTGTTGAGCGGCTGGGGCTACGAACGGGCGGCGCAGTTGTGGCTGGTGTTTGAGTTACTCTGCCTGCTGGCCGCGCTGGTGTTGTTGGTGCGCTGGTGGGGTACGCCAGCGGTGCTGAAGTGGGTGGCGCTGTGCGGTTGGGCGCTGTGCGGTTGGGGGCCGTTGACAGAAGATTTGTGGGTGGGGCAACTCAATGCGCTCTTGCTGCTCTTGCTGCTCTTGTCCTGGCGTTCGTTGCGTGCGGGACATGAACTCAGCGGCGGGGCGTTGTTGGGCGGCGCGTTGGTGCTGAAGCTGATGGCTTGGCCGGTGGTGTTGTTTCTGCTCTGGCAACGGCGTTGGCGCAGCGTGTTGGCCGCCGGGTCGGTGACCTTGGCCGGACATTTACTGGCGCTGGCCTGGATTGGGGTCGAAGGCGTGAAGCGGTATTACACCGAGGTCGGGCCGACAGTCACAGCGCTTTATCGCGGCTTCGATGCCAACTTTTCCGCCTGGACAGTGGGCTGGCGGTTGTTTGTCGGCACCGAAGCCTCGTTTGCCCGTGGGCTGGTCGCACCGCCGTTGATCGCCTGGCCTGCGGCGGCACGGTTATTCACCCTGCTGGTTCCGTGTCTTGTTTTGGCCTTGGGGCTGGCGCTGGCGCGCAGAGTCAAAGACTTCGACGTGGCCTTTGCGCTGCTGTTGTGTGTCAGCTTGCTGGTGAACCCGGTGGCGTGGAGCCATTACCTGGTGATCGCCTTGCTGCCTTTGGCGGTCGTCTGGCGCTACTTGCGCGAGTTGGATTTTCCTATGGCTTTAACGAGATACACCTTGCTGGTCACGTTGGTTTGCTCGCTGCCGCACTCGATCATCCGTAATGTCGCGGCGCTGTTTCAAACCTCCGTGACCGCGACTGGCTCACCCGTCGTGCCTTTTGCCGCCGGATTGCTCACGCTGGCGACTGCCGCCGCGCTGATCGCCTTGATGTTTTTGTTGCGGCGTGTTGAGGCGCACGCCACTGAGGAAGTCGCGCCCGTCATGCCTGCATTTCAGCAGCAAGTCTCGGTCGCCAGTTGA